Proteins encoded in a region of the Streptomyces liliiviolaceus genome:
- a CDS encoding HIT family protein: MLHLMTSEPEQQIGVGTQDAFQRLWTPHRMAYIQGENKPTGPGAGDGCPFCSIPAKSDEDGLVIKRGEQVYAVLNLYPYNGGHLMVVPYRHVADYTDLTVPETAELGELTKQAMTALRTASGAHGFNIGMNQGSVAGAGIAAHLHQHIVPRWGGDTNFMPVVGHTRVLPQLLADTRKMLAEAWPSV, from the coding sequence ATGCTTCACCTCATGACGAGTGAGCCGGAGCAGCAGATCGGAGTCGGCACACAGGACGCGTTCCAGCGCCTGTGGACGCCCCACCGGATGGCCTACATCCAGGGTGAGAACAAGCCGACCGGTCCCGGGGCCGGCGACGGCTGTCCCTTCTGCTCGATTCCGGCGAAATCCGACGAGGACGGGCTCGTCATCAAGCGCGGCGAGCAGGTCTACGCGGTGCTCAACCTGTACCCGTACAACGGTGGGCATCTGATGGTCGTGCCCTACCGGCATGTCGCGGACTACACCGATCTGACCGTCCCGGAGACCGCCGAGCTCGGTGAGCTGACCAAGCAGGCGATGACCGCGCTGCGGACCGCGTCCGGTGCGCACGGCTTCAACATCGGCATGAACCAGGGTTCGGTGGCGGGGGCCGGGATCGCCGCGCACCTCCACCAGCACATCGTGCCCCGCTGGGGCGGGGACACGAACTTCATGCCGGTCGTCGGGCACACCCGGGTGCTGCCCCAACTCCTCGCGGACACCCGGAAGATGCTCGCGGAGGCCTGGCCGTCGGTCTGA